The following are from one region of the Coffea eugenioides isolate CCC68of chromosome 2, Ceug_1.0, whole genome shotgun sequence genome:
- the LOC113763870 gene encoding bark storage protein A-like, translating to MQVFVSSLIFSVIAVSSERKAISATRTIKELNRNGPYLGLITVYAPEEDAFFATGAFKHNPKHTFVNLSGRRFRVGSIGGSKVIYVRFGVGMVNAAAATQQMLDVFRMIGIVHFGIAGNANSSMSIGDVIIPKQFAQTGLWDWVKFKATIPTNDVAELDFGSYDVPNGGDNELGSIGYSTEFFYSKSGKPNAPERTLWFQTSQNWLEVSSSLEGMALEQCVNSSLCLPEKPKVVVGLNGATANIFVDNAAYREFLYTTFHVSSLDMESAAIVMTCLSNGFKVIVIRGLSDLAGAQDGDNTIRLFGPLAASNVAKAAVQFVKTLRGFHFQQSI from the exons ATGCAAGTTTTCGTTTCCTCGCTTATTTTCTCTGTTATAGCCGTTTCATCCGAAAGGAAGGCAATCTCTGCTACTAGGACAATCAAAGAGCTGAATCGCAATGGACCTTATCTTGGTCTTATTACGGTTTATGCCCCAGAAGAAGATGCTTTTTTCGCTACTGGTGCCTTCAAGCATAACCCGAAGCACACCTTTGTGAATTTGTCAG GGAGGCGGTTTCGCGTAGGGAGCATAGGAGGATCAAAAGTCATTTATGTAAGATTTGGAGTGGGAATG GTGAATGCTGCAGCTGCAACACAACAGATGTTGGATGTCTTTCGCATGATTGGAATTGTACACTTTGGCATTGCAGGCAATGCTAACAGTTCCATGTCCATAGGAGATGTCATCATCCCTAAGCAGTTTGCTCAAACAGGGTTATGGGACTGGGTG AAATTCAAGGCAACAATACCGACAAATGATGTTGCTGAACTGGACTTTGGAAGCTATGATGTTCCCAATGGAGGAGACAATGAGTTGGGGAGCATTGGGTATTCGACGGAGTTCTTCTACTCTAAGTCAGGAAAGCCTAATGCTCCTGAAAGAACACTTTGGTTTCAGACAAGTCAGAATTGGCTAGAAGTATCTTCTAGTCTGGAG GGGATGGCGCTGGAACAGTGCGTGAACTCGAGCTTGTGCCTTCCTGAAAAGCCCAAGGTAGTTGTTGGACTGAATGGCGCAACTGCCAACATTTTTGTGGACAATGCAGCTTACAGGGAGTTCCTCTATACAACTTTTCATGTTTCATCACTTGATATGGAGAGTGCAGCCATAGTCATG ACATGTTTATCGAATGGCTTCAAGGTAATTGTCATACGAGGACTATCAGATTTAGCTGGAGCACAAGATGGAGACAATACTATTCGTCTGTTTGGCCCTCTTGCAGCATCAAATGTAGCCAAGGCTGCTGTCCAGTTTGTGAAGACATTGCGAGGATTTCACTTTCAACAGTCTATTTAG
- the LOC113763867 gene encoding bark storage protein A-like: MAGKQMKLLLLVSVVISSLAVNVLATPLPRAIEELSVRPPFLGLISAHSYKQATPFSDDGAFKPDPEHPYVDFSGRRFHIGTIGSNSVIIVGCGTGLVNAAATTQLLLDFFPIRAVIHFGTAGGADSSLSVGDVIIPMQFSQTGIWDWLKSETAPQPDNGVADLEFRRYHIPGGGYNLLGRVAYMKEHFFSQTGEPDVPERKFWFEASEYLLQIASTLEGIELDQCLNGVCLPKQPKLVLGVNGTTANFFVENAAYRDFLHNTFHVASIDMESAAVIMTCLSAGQSEVLSIRGLGNLAGSEEGEDSSESYDAIVTANVEKTVLALVNNIPSPRLGRICGNRKCSA, from the exons ATGGctggaaaacaaatgaaattgCTTTTACTGGTTTCAGTTGTGATTTCTTCTCTAGCGGTCAATGTTTTAGCCACTCCTTTGCCTCGGGCAATCGAGGAGTTGTCTGTTAGACCGCCTTTTCTTGGTCTTATCTCCGCTCATAGTTACAAACAAGCGACACCCTTTTCTGATGATGGTGCCTTCAAGCCGGATCCAGAACACCCCTACGTGGATTTCTCAG GCAGGCGTTTTCACATCGGGACCATAGGGTCTAATAGTGTCATTATTGTCGGATGTGGAACTGGACTG GTGAATGCTGCAGCAACGACCCAACTACTGTTGGACTTCTTCCCAATTAGAGCAGTTATACACTTTGGCACTGCGGGCGGCGCCGACAGTTCCCTGTCCGTGGGAGATGTTATCATCCCAATGCAGTTTTCTCAAACTGGAATATGGGACTGGCTG AAATCCGAGACAGCACCACAGCCAGATAATGGGGTTGCTGACCTAGAGTTCAGACGCTATCACATTCCCGGTGGCGGATATAATCTGTTGGGTCGCGTGGCTTATATGAAAGAGCACTTCTTTTCCCAGACAGGAGAGCCTGATGTTCcggaaagaaaattttggttcgAGGCATCCGAGTATTTGCTGCAAATCGCTTCCACTCTAGAG GGAATTGAGCTAGACCAGTGCCTAAACGGCGTTTGCCTCCCGAAACAGCCTAAGCTAGTTCTTGGAGTCAACGGCACAACTGCCAACTTTTTTGTTGAGAATGCAGCTTACAGAGATTTCCTCCACAACACTTTTCACGTTGCATCCATTGATATGGAGAGCGCAGCAGTAATCATG ACATGCTTGTCGGCTGGCCAGTCAGAAGTGCTTTCCATCCGCGGACTGGGTAATTTAGCTGGATCAGAAGAAGGAGAGGATTCGAGCGAGAGTTATGATGCTATTGTTACGGCAAATGTCGAGAAAACCGTTCTTGCACTTGTTAATAATATACCGTCACCTCGTTTGGGCCGTATCTGTGGCAACCGTAAATGTTCAGCTTAA